The following coding sequences lie in one Terriglobales bacterium genomic window:
- a CDS encoding LON peptidase substrate-binding domain-containing protein, which produces MMPIRDVVIFPYMMTPFVVGRESSVRALEEALAADKKIFLATQHDASVDEPKPGEIYQVGTIVNIVQSLKLPDGNIKVLVEGVERGKILQVTDTEGYLQASVRTVKYPTEVTPQVEQAMQRVTSLFEQYVKLCQSLNYETMIAAVKMEDPAKLTDTIAYNLQLSIEEKQELLEIFDPIDRLNRIADVLDIEIEKLNMDRTIQSRVKRQMERAQKEYYLNEKIKAIQKELGRGEKSEFDELKKKIDAAGMPKEVHEKALQELKKLEAMPPMSAESTVSRNYLDWLLAVPWKKRSKEIRNIERAEKILNEDHYGLEKIKERILEFLAVRQLVKNPRGSILCFVGPPGVGKTSLGMSIAKATGRKFVRMLLGGVRDEAEVRGHRRTYIGALPGQIIQMMKKAGTKNPVFMLDEVEKMSMDFRGDPSAALLEVLDPEQNFMFVDHYLDVEYDLSQVFFIATANVLHTVPPALQDRMEVLRLHGYTEAEKVEIAKQFLVRKQRLQ; this is translated from the coding sequence ATGATGCCCATCCGGGACGTGGTCATCTTTCCCTACATGATGACCCCGTTCGTGGTGGGGCGGGAGTCCAGCGTGCGCGCCCTGGAAGAGGCCCTGGCCGCCGACAAGAAGATCTTCCTGGCCACCCAGCACGACGCCAGCGTGGACGAGCCCAAACCCGGCGAGATCTACCAGGTGGGCACCATCGTCAACATCGTGCAGTCGCTCAAGCTGCCCGACGGCAACATCAAGGTGCTGGTGGAGGGGGTGGAGCGCGGCAAAATCCTCCAGGTCACCGACACCGAAGGCTACCTGCAGGCCAGCGTGCGCACGGTCAAGTACCCGACCGAGGTCACGCCCCAGGTGGAGCAGGCCATGCAGCGCGTGACCTCGCTCTTCGAGCAGTACGTCAAGCTCTGCCAGTCGCTGAATTACGAGACCATGATCGCCGCGGTCAAGATGGAGGACCCGGCCAAGCTCACCGACACCATCGCCTACAACCTGCAGCTCTCCATCGAGGAGAAGCAGGAATTGCTGGAGATCTTCGATCCCATCGACCGGCTGAACCGCATCGCCGACGTGCTCGACATCGAGATCGAGAAGCTGAACATGGACCGCACCATCCAGTCGCGGGTGAAGCGGCAGATGGAGCGCGCGCAGAAGGAGTACTACCTCAACGAGAAGATCAAGGCTATCCAGAAGGAGCTGGGACGCGGCGAGAAGAGCGAGTTCGACGAGCTCAAGAAGAAGATCGACGCCGCCGGCATGCCCAAGGAGGTCCACGAAAAGGCCCTCCAGGAACTCAAGAAGCTGGAGGCCATGCCCCCCATGTCGGCCGAGTCCACGGTCTCGCGCAACTACCTGGACTGGCTGCTGGCCGTGCCCTGGAAGAAGCGCTCCAAGGAGATCCGCAACATCGAGCGCGCCGAGAAGATCCTCAACGAGGACCACTACGGCCTGGAGAAGATCAAGGAGCGCATCCTGGAGTTCCTGGCGGTGCGCCAACTGGTGAAGAACCCGCGCGGCTCGATCCTGTGCTTCGTGGGGCCTCCCGGCGTGGGCAAGACCTCCCTGGGCATGTCCATCGCCAAGGCCACCGGGCGCAAGTTCGTGCGCATGTTGCTGGGCGGCGTGCGCGATGAGGCCGAGGTCCGCGGCCATCGCCGCACCTACATCGGCGCCCTCCCCGGCCAGATCATCCAGATGATGAAGAAGGCGGGCACCAAGAACCCCGTCTTCATGCTCGACGAAGTGGAGAAGATGTCCATGGACTTCCGCGGCGATCCCTCGGCGGCGCTGCTGGAGGTGCTCGACCCCGAGCAGAACTTCATGTTCGTGGACCATTACCTGGACGTCGAATACGACCTCTCACAGGTGTTCTTCATCGCTACCGCCAATGTGCTGCACACGGTTCCGCCCGCTCTGCAGGACCGCATGGAAGTGCTGCGATTGCACGGCTACACAGAGGCGGAAAAAGTCGAGATTGCCAAGCAATTCCTGGTTCGAAAGCAGCGCCTGCAAG